In Macadamia integrifolia cultivar HAES 741 chromosome 5, SCU_Mint_v3, whole genome shotgun sequence, a single window of DNA contains:
- the LOC122080121 gene encoding probable pre-mRNA-splicing factor ATP-dependent RNA helicase DEAH4 isoform X1, giving the protein MATLPITQFEDKIIETVERNPVVVIIGETGSGKSTQLSQILHRKGYTKSGIVAVTQPRRVAAVSVARRVSHELGVQLGEEVGYSIRFEDRTSERTRIKYLTDGVLLRESLSNPELHQYSVIILDEAHERSLNTDILLGLMKRLVKMRSSNLKVLITSATLDGEKVSKFFSNCPIVTVPGKLFPVEILYSKECPTSYIEASLKKALDIHVQEPEGDVLIFMTGQDDIEKLVKNLEERVQSLEEGSCIDAVILPLHGSLPPEMQVRVFSPAPPNCRRFIVATNIAETSLTVDGVVYVIDSGYVKQRQYNPSSGMYSLDIVQISRVQANQRAGRAGRTCPGKCYRLYPSSVYHEELPEVTVPEIQRSSLAGSVLYLKSLDLPDIDILKFDFLDPPSRESLEDALKQLFLIDAIDENGSITDIGRTMAELPLEPSLSRTLIEANKFGCLSQALTVAAMLSIETTLLPGQSKSTEKKRKHAPSDLPDGSGWGDHIQLLQIFENWDLVDYDPRWCKDNDLQVRGMMFSKDVRKQLSQIMQKIAKGPLDVQANQRWKETQQDYRSLRRALCVGYANQLAERMIHHNGYRTLGYKSQLVQVHPSSVLRSDEDGMLANYVVYHELISTSRPFMRNVCGVEMSWVMPILKKLEKLDINKLSGGSGSSNERSNGEEPLDLQKKKDGDVVKAPDDCDSRIQAARERFLARKGKK; this is encoded by the exons ATGGCAACTCTTCCTATTACTCAATTCGAAGATAAAATCATCGAAACCGTGGAGCGAAACCCAGTCGTTGTAATAATTGGAGAAACTGGTTCAGGAAAGAGTACTCAACTTTCTCAAATATTGCACAGAAAAGGATATACCAAATCTGGAATCGTCGCAGTCACGCAACCACGCCGAGTCGCTGCAGTCTCAGTTGCAAG GCGGGTTTCACATGAGCTTGGTGTACAGCTTGGTGAGGAAGTTGGTTATTCCATACGGTTCGAGGACAGGACTTCGGAAAGAACACGTATTAA ATACCTTACTGATGGAGTTCTTCTTCGTGAAAGCCTGTCTAACCCAGAACTACATCAGTATTCAGTAATTATTTTGGATGAAGCTCATGAAAGGAGTCTAAACAC TGACATTTTGCTGGGTTTGATGAAACGATTGGTGAAGATGCGTTCCTCTAATTTAAAGGTTCTGATTACATCAGCAACTCTGGATGGTGAGAAGGTGTCAAAATTCTTCTCCAATTGTCCAATAGTGACTGTTCCAGGGAAGTTATTCCCTGTGGAAATACTATACAGCAAAGAGTGTCCTACAAGCTATATTGAGGCATCTTTAAAAAAAGCTCTTG ATATACATGTCCAGGAACCAGAAGGAGATGTATTAATATTCATGACAGGACAG GATGATATAGAGAAGTTGGTAAAAAATTTGGAGGAGAGGGTTCAAAGCTTGGAGGAGGGTTCTTGCATTGATGCTGTGATTCTTCCACTTCATGGTTCTTTACCACCTGAAATGCAG GTACGAGTGTTCAGTCCAGCACCTCCAAATTGTAGGCGATTTATTGTTGCCACAAATATTGCAGAAACATCCTTAACTGTTGATGGTGTTGT GTATGTCATTGATTCTGGTTATGTGAAGCAACGGCAATATAATCCATCAAGTGGGATGTATTCTCTTGACATTGTTCAAATCAGCAG AGTGCAGGCCAATCAGCGTGCTGGGCGAGCTGGAAGAACCTGTCCTGGGAAGTGTTATCGACTATACCCGTCCTCAGTTTATCATGAAGAATTGCCGGAAGTAACAGTCCCTGAAATACAACGCTCTTCTCTTGCTGGAAGTGTTCTTTACTTGAAATCACTGGATCTCCCCGATATTGATATTctcaaatttgattttcttgatCCACCTTCAC GTGAGTCATTGGAAGATGCTTTAAAGCAATTATTTCTCATTGATGCTATTGATGAAAATGGTTCAATTACAGATATTGGACGAACAATGGCTG agcttccgttggaaCCTTCACTTTCAAGAACCTTAATAGAGGCAAACAAGTTTGGATGTTTGTCCCAGGCTTTAACTGTTGCTGCGATGTTATCCATAGAGACCACATTGCTTCCTGGCCAAAG TAAGAGTACTGAGAAGAAGCGGAAACATGCTCCGTCGGACTTGCCAGATGGTTCAGGCTGGGGTGATCACATTCAATTGCTCCAAATTTTTGAGAATTGGGACCTAGTGGACTATGATCCACGTTGGTGCAAAGATAATGACTTGCAG GTTCGAGGTATGATGTTTAGCAAAGATGTCCGGAAACAGCTATCACAAATAATGCAGAAAATAGCCAAAG GGCCACTGGATGTACAAGCGAATCaaagatggaaagaaacacAACAGGACTACAGGAGTTTGAGGAGGGCCCTGTGTGTGGGTTATGCAAATCAGCTTGCTGAGCGGATGATTCATCACAATGGCTATAGAACTCTAGGTTACAAGTCACAACTTGTTCAg GTGCACCCATCATCAGTGCTCAGATCCGATGAAGATGGAATGCTAGCCAACTATGTTGTGTACCATGAGCTTATTTCTACCTCTCGCCCATTCATGCGCAATGTCTGTGGTGTGGAGATGTCATGGGTCATGCCTATTTTAAAGAAGCTTGAGAAACTGGATATCAACAAGCTCAG TGGCGGATCTGGATCTTCCAACGAGAGATCTAATGGAGAAGAACCTTTGGACttgcagaagaagaaagatggtgaTGTTGTTAAGGCTCCTGATGATTGTGACAGTAGAATACAGGCAGCTAGGGAACGTTTTCTTGCTCGTAAGGGAAAGAAATAG
- the LOC122080121 gene encoding probable pre-mRNA-splicing factor ATP-dependent RNA helicase DEAH4 isoform X2 yields MPRYLTDGVLLRESLSNPELHQYSVIILDEAHERSLNTDILLGLMKRLVKMRSSNLKVLITSATLDGEKVSKFFSNCPIVTVPGKLFPVEILYSKECPTSYIEASLKKALDIHVQEPEGDVLIFMTGQDDIEKLVKNLEERVQSLEEGSCIDAVILPLHGSLPPEMQVRVFSPAPPNCRRFIVATNIAETSLTVDGVVYVIDSGYVKQRQYNPSSGMYSLDIVQISRVQANQRAGRAGRTCPGKCYRLYPSSVYHEELPEVTVPEIQRSSLAGSVLYLKSLDLPDIDILKFDFLDPPSRESLEDALKQLFLIDAIDENGSITDIGRTMAELPLEPSLSRTLIEANKFGCLSQALTVAAMLSIETTLLPGQSKSTEKKRKHAPSDLPDGSGWGDHIQLLQIFENWDLVDYDPRWCKDNDLQVRGMMFSKDVRKQLSQIMQKIAKGPLDVQANQRWKETQQDYRSLRRALCVGYANQLAERMIHHNGYRTLGYKSQLVQVHPSSVLRSDEDGMLANYVVYHELISTSRPFMRNVCGVEMSWVMPILKKLEKLDINKLSGGSGSSNERSNGEEPLDLQKKKDGDVVKAPDDCDSRIQAARERFLARKGKK; encoded by the exons ATGCCCAGATACCTTACTGATGGAGTTCTTCTTCGTGAAAGCCTGTCTAACCCAGAACTACATCAGTATTCAGTAATTATTTTGGATGAAGCTCATGAAAGGAGTCTAAACAC TGACATTTTGCTGGGTTTGATGAAACGATTGGTGAAGATGCGTTCCTCTAATTTAAAGGTTCTGATTACATCAGCAACTCTGGATGGTGAGAAGGTGTCAAAATTCTTCTCCAATTGTCCAATAGTGACTGTTCCAGGGAAGTTATTCCCTGTGGAAATACTATACAGCAAAGAGTGTCCTACAAGCTATATTGAGGCATCTTTAAAAAAAGCTCTTG ATATACATGTCCAGGAACCAGAAGGAGATGTATTAATATTCATGACAGGACAG GATGATATAGAGAAGTTGGTAAAAAATTTGGAGGAGAGGGTTCAAAGCTTGGAGGAGGGTTCTTGCATTGATGCTGTGATTCTTCCACTTCATGGTTCTTTACCACCTGAAATGCAG GTACGAGTGTTCAGTCCAGCACCTCCAAATTGTAGGCGATTTATTGTTGCCACAAATATTGCAGAAACATCCTTAACTGTTGATGGTGTTGT GTATGTCATTGATTCTGGTTATGTGAAGCAACGGCAATATAATCCATCAAGTGGGATGTATTCTCTTGACATTGTTCAAATCAGCAG AGTGCAGGCCAATCAGCGTGCTGGGCGAGCTGGAAGAACCTGTCCTGGGAAGTGTTATCGACTATACCCGTCCTCAGTTTATCATGAAGAATTGCCGGAAGTAACAGTCCCTGAAATACAACGCTCTTCTCTTGCTGGAAGTGTTCTTTACTTGAAATCACTGGATCTCCCCGATATTGATATTctcaaatttgattttcttgatCCACCTTCAC GTGAGTCATTGGAAGATGCTTTAAAGCAATTATTTCTCATTGATGCTATTGATGAAAATGGTTCAATTACAGATATTGGACGAACAATGGCTG agcttccgttggaaCCTTCACTTTCAAGAACCTTAATAGAGGCAAACAAGTTTGGATGTTTGTCCCAGGCTTTAACTGTTGCTGCGATGTTATCCATAGAGACCACATTGCTTCCTGGCCAAAG TAAGAGTACTGAGAAGAAGCGGAAACATGCTCCGTCGGACTTGCCAGATGGTTCAGGCTGGGGTGATCACATTCAATTGCTCCAAATTTTTGAGAATTGGGACCTAGTGGACTATGATCCACGTTGGTGCAAAGATAATGACTTGCAG GTTCGAGGTATGATGTTTAGCAAAGATGTCCGGAAACAGCTATCACAAATAATGCAGAAAATAGCCAAAG GGCCACTGGATGTACAAGCGAATCaaagatggaaagaaacacAACAGGACTACAGGAGTTTGAGGAGGGCCCTGTGTGTGGGTTATGCAAATCAGCTTGCTGAGCGGATGATTCATCACAATGGCTATAGAACTCTAGGTTACAAGTCACAACTTGTTCAg GTGCACCCATCATCAGTGCTCAGATCCGATGAAGATGGAATGCTAGCCAACTATGTTGTGTACCATGAGCTTATTTCTACCTCTCGCCCATTCATGCGCAATGTCTGTGGTGTGGAGATGTCATGGGTCATGCCTATTTTAAAGAAGCTTGAGAAACTGGATATCAACAAGCTCAG TGGCGGATCTGGATCTTCCAACGAGAGATCTAATGGAGAAGAACCTTTGGACttgcagaagaagaaagatggtgaTGTTGTTAAGGCTCCTGATGATTGTGACAGTAGAATACAGGCAGCTAGGGAACGTTTTCTTGCTCGTAAGGGAAAGAAATAG
- the LOC122079865 gene encoding nucleolar protein 56-like, translating to MALYLLYESASGYALFLAHGIDEIGQNTEAVRSSVLDLNRFGKVVKLTAFHPFDSALDALNQINAVSEGVMTEELRNFLALNLPKVKESKKNKFSVGVSEPKIGSHIFEETKIPCQSNEFVLELVRGVRLHFDRFIKDLKPGDLEKAQLGLGHSYSRAKVKFNVNRVDNMVIQAIFLLDTLDKDVNSFSMRVREWYSWHFPELVKIVNDNYLYAKVAKFVEDKSLLSEDKIPALAEIIGDEDKAKELVEASKSSMGQDLSPIDLINVQQFAQRVINLSEYRKKLYDYLVTKMNDIAPNLAALIGEVVGARLISHAGSLTNLAKCPSSTLQILGAEKALFRALKTRGNTPKYGLIFHSSFIGRASTKNKGRMARYLANKCSIASRIDCFSETSTTIFGEKLREQVEERLDFYDKGVAPRKNIDVMKVAIESTQNNGVVVTEDDGVKNVENTEVSAKKSKKKKSKGEAMDVEEPNAVTNGVTSEEPATEKKRKDVNGEQDGTTKKKKKKSKNDVNGEDIQTASEVKKKKKKKTRSEDDD from the exons ATGGCGTTGTATCTTCTTTACGAATCGGCATCCGGCTATGCTCTTTTTCTGGCTCATGGCATCGATGAGATTGGGCAGAACACTGAAGCTGTTCGTAGTTCAGTGCTTGATCTCAATCGATTCGGGAAGGTGGTAAAGCTCACAGCTTTTCATCCATTTGACTCTGCTCTCGATGCTCTCAACCAGATTAATGCTGTTTCTGAAG GGGTTATGACTGAGGAGCTGAGGAACTTTTTGGCGCTGAACCTTCCAAAAGTAAAGGAAAGTAAaaagaataaattcagtgtGGGAGTTTCGGAGCCAAAGATTGGGTCACATATTTTTGAAGAGACTAAAATTCCCTGCCAAAGCAACGAGTTTGTTCTTGAACTTGTTAGGGGTGTGCGGTTACACTTTGATAGGTTTATCAAGGACCTAAAG CCTGGTGATTTGGAAAAAGCACAGCTTGGGTTGGGACACAGTTACAGCCGAGCAAAAGTCAAGTTCAATGTCAACAGAGTTGATAATATGGTTATTCAGGCCATCTTCCTTCTTGATACCCTTGATAAAGATGTTAACTCATTCTCCATGAGAGTCAG GGAGTGGTATTCCTGGCATTTCCCTGAGCTTGTTAAGATTGTCAATGACAATTATCTCTATGCCAAGGTTGCAAAATTTGTGGAGGATAAATCACTGTTATCTGAAGACAAAATCCCAGCTTTAGCTGAGATAATAGGGGATGAAGATAAAGCTAAGGAGCTTGTTGAAGCTTCCAAATCATCTATGG GACAGGATTTATCACCAATCGACTTAATTAATGTCCAGCAATTTGCCCAGAGGGTAATTAATCTTTCTGAATACAGAAAGAAGCTCTATGATTATCTGGTTACCAAAATGAATGACATTGCTCCTAATTTGGCTGCGCTGATTGGTGAAGTTGTTGGAGCTCGTTTGATTTCACATGCTGGTAGTCTCACAAATTTGGCAAAGTGCCCCTCTTCTACCCTTCAGATCCTTGGTGCAGAGAAGGCACTATTCAG AGCATTAAAAACCCGTGGAAACACTCCAAAGTATGGTCTAATTTTCCATTCATCTTTCATTGGGCGGGCATCTACAAAAAACAAGGGCCGCATGGCTCGTTATCTTGCAAACAAGTGTTCCATTGCATCTCGTATTGATTGTTTCTCAG AAACAAGCACCACTATTTTTGGGGAGAAGTTGCGTGAGCAAGTTGAAGAAAGACTGGACTTCTATGACAAGGGAGTTGCACCTCGCAAAAATATTGATGTTATGAAAGTAGCTATTGAAAGTACCCAAAACAATGGTGTGGTAGTCACAGAAGATG ATGGTGTGAAGAATGTGGAGAATACAGAGGTTTCGGCAAAgaaaagcaagaagaagaaatccaaaggTGAGGCCATGGATGTTGAGGAGCCTAATGCCGTTACAAATGGAGTGACCTCCGAGGAACCTGCAacggaaaagaagaggaaggatgTAAATGGAGAACAGGATGGgacaacgaagaagaagaaaaagaaaagcaagaatGATGTAAATGGAGAGGATATCCAAACAGCTAGTgaagtaaagaagaaaaagaagaagaaaacgaggagtgaagatgatgattga